The following proteins come from a genomic window of Enterobacter chengduensis:
- the rsxB gene encoding electron transport complex subunit RsxB yields the protein MSAIWIAIASISVLGLVFGLILGYASRRFAVEDDPVVEKIDELLPQSQCGQCGYPGCRPYAEAVGIQGEKINRCAPGGEAVMLKIAALLNVDPQPVDGDAEVQEPVRALAVIDEANCIGCTKCIQACPVDAIVGATRAMHTVVADLCTGCNLCVAPCPTQCIELRPVETTTESWKWDLQTIPVRNIPVEQHA from the coding sequence ATGAGTGCTATCTGGATTGCCATCGCCTCTATCAGCGTCCTGGGGTTGGTGTTTGGCCTTATCCTGGGTTACGCCTCCCGCCGTTTCGCGGTAGAGGACGATCCTGTTGTAGAAAAAATTGATGAGCTTCTGCCGCAAAGCCAGTGTGGGCAGTGCGGCTACCCTGGCTGTCGCCCTTACGCTGAAGCGGTGGGCATTCAGGGTGAGAAAATTAACCGCTGTGCGCCCGGCGGCGAAGCGGTGATGCTGAAAATCGCGGCCCTGCTTAACGTTGACCCGCAGCCCGTTGACGGCGACGCGGAGGTGCAGGAGCCGGTGCGTGCCCTGGCCGTGATCGACGAAGCCAACTGCATCGGCTGCACCAAATGTATTCAGGCCTGCCCGGTCGACGCCATTGTGGGCGCAACCCGCGCCATGCACACCGTCGTGGCGGACCTGTGCACCGGCTGTAACCTCTGCGTGGCCCCCTGCCCGACGCAATGTATCGAGTTACGCCCGGTTGAAACGACTACCGAAAGCTGGAAGTGGGATCTTCAAACCATTCCGGTTCGCAATATTCCTGTGGAACAACATGCTTAA
- the rsxA gene encoding electron transport complex subunit RsxA produces the protein MTDYLLLFVGTVLVNNFVLVKFLGLCPFMGVSKKLETAMGMGLATTFVMTLASICAWWIDTWILIPLGLTYLRTLAFILVIAVVVQFTEMVVRKTSPALYRLLGIFLPLITTNCAVLGVALLNINLGHNFMQSALYGFSAAVGFSLVMVLFASIRERLAAADIPAPFRGNAIALVTAGLMSLAFMGFSGLVKL, from the coding sequence ATGACCGATTACTTACTGCTCTTTGTCGGCACCGTGCTGGTTAACAACTTCGTTCTGGTGAAGTTCCTTGGCCTGTGCCCGTTTATGGGCGTTTCCAAAAAGCTGGAAACGGCGATGGGTATGGGGCTGGCGACGACCTTCGTGATGACGCTGGCGTCCATCTGCGCGTGGTGGATCGATACCTGGATCCTTATCCCGCTGGGGTTAACCTATCTGCGCACGCTGGCCTTTATTCTGGTTATCGCGGTGGTGGTGCAGTTTACCGAAATGGTGGTGCGCAAAACCAGCCCGGCGCTCTATCGCCTGCTGGGTATCTTCCTGCCGCTGATCACCACCAACTGCGCCGTTCTCGGCGTGGCGTTGCTGAACATCAACCTTGGCCATAACTTTATGCAGTCGGCGCTGTATGGTTTTTCCGCGGCCGTCGGCTTCTCGCTGGTCATGGTGCTGTTCGCCTCTATTCGCGAGCGCCTGGCCGCTGCGGATATTCCCGCTCCCTTCCGCGGTAATGCGATTGCGCTGGTGACCGCCGGTTTAATGTCTCTTGCCTTTATGGGCTTCAGTGGTCTGGTGAAGTTGTAA
- a CDS encoding DUF2569 domain-containing protein, with protein MTATPGERIGGWLIAPLAWLLVALLSASLALLLYTTALITPHAIQTLMSQSVLNIALWFVSFVFAIGMWYYTLWLTIAFFKRRKSVPKHYIIWLLISVLLAVKAFAFSPVSDALAVRQLLFPLLAAALLVPYFKRSTRVKNTFVNP; from the coding sequence ATGACCGCAACGCCTGGAGAACGCATCGGAGGCTGGTTAATCGCCCCACTGGCATGGCTGCTGGTTGCCTTATTAAGCGCATCACTTGCGCTGCTGCTGTATACCACCGCACTGATTACTCCTCACGCCATCCAGACCCTGATGTCGCAAAGCGTGCTGAATATTGCTTTGTGGTTCGTGTCGTTCGTTTTCGCGATTGGCATGTGGTACTACACGCTGTGGCTGACCATTGCCTTCTTTAAGCGCCGCAAGAGCGTGCCTAAGCACTACATCATCTGGCTGCTGATTTCGGTCCTGCTCGCGGTGAAGGCGTTTGCTTTTTCGCCCGTATCAGACGCGCTGGCCGTTCGTCAGCTGCTTTTCCCTCTGCTGGCCGCGGCGCTGCTGGTGCCCTATTTCAAGCGTTCGACGCGGGTGAAAAACACCTTCGTGAACCCGTAA
- the ydgT gene encoding transcription modulator YdgT, with amino-acid sequence MTVQDYLLKFRKINSLESLEKLFDHLNYTLSDNQDIINMYRAADHRRAELVSGGRLFNVGEVPKSVWRYVL; translated from the coding sequence ATGACAGTTCAGGACTATTTATTAAAATTTCGCAAAATCAATTCGCTTGAGAGCCTGGAAAAACTGTTTGACCATCTGAACTACACCCTGTCGGATAATCAGGACATTATTAATATGTATCGCGCCGCTGACCATCGCCGCGCGGAGCTGGTGTCCGGCGGTCGTTTGTTCAACGTCGGTGAAGTGCCTAAGTCCGTATGGCGTTACGTTTTATAA
- the blr gene encoding division septum protein Blr — protein MNRIIELAGWIVLGVSVILLGVASHIDNYQPPEPVTVAQPK, from the coding sequence ATTAATCGAATCATTGAATTAGCGGGATGGATTGTCCTTGGGGTTTCGGTCATTTTGCTGGGCGTCGCCAGCCATATCGATAACTACCAGCCGCCGGAGCCTGTCACCGTCGCCCAACCTAAGTAA
- a CDS encoding oxidoreductase, with protein sequence MSDNIRVGLIGYGYASKTFHAPLIAGTPGMALAAVSSSDAAKVHADWPSAPVVSEPKHLFNDPNIDLIVIPTPNDTHFPLAKAALEAGKHVVVDKPFTVTLSQARELDALAKSLGRVLSVFHNRRWDSDFLTVKRLLGEGTLGEILFFESHFDRFRPQVRNRWREQAGPGSGIWYDLAPHLLDQAVTLFGLPVSMTVDLAQLRPGSQTTDYFHAVLSYPQRRIVLHGTMVAAAESARYIIHGMRGSYVKFGLDPQEDRLKNGERLPQEDWGYDMRDGVVTRVEGEELVEETLLTIPGNYPAYYAAIRDALNGTGENPVPASQAIQIMELIELGIESAKHRATLCLA encoded by the coding sequence ATGAGTGATAATATCCGCGTCGGGCTTATCGGCTACGGGTACGCGAGCAAAACGTTTCATGCGCCTCTAATCGCCGGGACGCCTGGGATGGCGCTGGCGGCGGTATCCAGCAGCGATGCCGCTAAAGTCCATGCCGACTGGCCCTCCGCGCCGGTTGTCTCTGAACCAAAGCACCTTTTCAACGATCCGAATATTGATTTAATCGTCATCCCCACGCCGAACGATACCCACTTTCCGCTGGCAAAGGCCGCGCTGGAGGCCGGTAAGCACGTGGTTGTCGATAAACCCTTCACCGTGACACTGTCACAGGCGCGTGAGCTGGACGCGCTGGCAAAGAGCCTGGGCAGGGTGCTGTCGGTATTCCATAACCGCCGCTGGGACAGCGACTTTCTCACGGTAAAGCGGCTTCTCGGTGAAGGCACGCTAGGGGAGATCCTCTTTTTTGAATCGCATTTTGACCGTTTCCGCCCGCAGGTGAGAAACCGCTGGCGCGAGCAGGCCGGCCCGGGCAGCGGTATCTGGTACGATTTAGCCCCGCATCTGCTGGATCAGGCCGTCACGCTATTTGGTCTGCCGGTGAGCATGACGGTCGATCTGGCCCAGCTCAGGCCCGGGTCGCAGACCACCGACTACTTCCACGCGGTGCTCAGTTACCCGCAGCGGCGGATTGTGCTCCACGGCACGATGGTCGCGGCCGCCGAATCGGCCCGCTATATCATTCACGGCATGCGGGGAAGCTACGTGAAGTTTGGTCTCGATCCGCAGGAAGACAGGCTGAAAAACGGCGAGCGTCTGCCGCAAGAAGACTGGGGCTACGATATGCGCGACGGCGTCGTCACGCGGGTGGAAGGCGAGGAGCTGGTTGAGGAGACCCTGCTGACGATACCGGGTAACTATCCGGCCTATTATGCGGCTATCCGCGATGCGCTGAACGGAACGGGAGAAAATCCGGTTCCGGCCAGCCAGGCGATTCAGATTATGGAGCTGATTGAGCTGGGTATCGAATCTGCCAAACATCGCGCCACGCTCTGTCTGGCATAA
- the add gene encoding adenosine deaminase, whose translation MIDIRLPLTDIHRHLDGNIRAQTILDLGRQFNLTLPAQTLESLIPHVQVTSNEPDLVSFLSKLDWGVKMLASLDACRRVAFENIEDAARNGLHYVELRFSPGYMAMTHGLPVAGVVEAVIEGVREGCKTFDVQARLIGIMSRTFGEAACLQELEALLAHRDAITAVDLAGDELGFPGSLFLSHFNRARDAGWHITVHAGEAAGPESIWQAIRELGAERIGHGVKAVEDRGLMDFLAEQRIGIESCLTSNIQTSTVATLAHHPLKTFLEHGVLASLNTDDPAVQGVDIIHEYNIAAPQAGLSREQIRQAQINGLEMAFLAPAEKQALWDKVAAA comes from the coding sequence ATGATTGATATACGCCTGCCTTTAACTGATATTCATCGTCACCTTGACGGTAACATTCGTGCCCAAACCATTCTCGATCTTGGCCGCCAGTTCAATTTAACGCTTCCTGCACAGACGCTTGAGTCTCTGATCCCCCACGTACAGGTCACCTCAAATGAACCGGATCTCGTCAGCTTCCTGAGCAAACTCGACTGGGGCGTGAAGATGCTGGCCTCGCTGGACGCCTGCCGCCGCGTGGCGTTTGAGAATATTGAAGATGCGGCCCGCAATGGCCTGCACTACGTGGAGCTGCGCTTCTCGCCGGGCTATATGGCAATGACCCACGGCCTGCCCGTTGCAGGCGTGGTGGAAGCCGTGATTGAAGGCGTCCGCGAAGGGTGTAAAACCTTCGACGTTCAGGCCCGTCTGATTGGCATTATGAGCCGCACGTTCGGCGAAGCCGCCTGCCTGCAGGAGCTGGAAGCGCTGCTGGCCCATCGCGATGCCATCACCGCTGTCGACCTCGCCGGTGACGAACTGGGCTTCCCCGGCAGCCTGTTCCTCTCCCACTTCAACCGCGCGCGCGATGCCGGCTGGCACATCACCGTGCATGCCGGTGAAGCGGCGGGACCGGAGAGCATCTGGCAGGCCATCCGCGAGCTGGGCGCCGAGCGTATCGGCCACGGCGTGAAGGCGGTAGAAGATCGTGGCCTGATGGACTTCCTCGCGGAGCAGCGTATCGGGATTGAATCATGCCTGACGTCTAACATTCAGACCAGCACCGTGGCGACGCTGGCGCATCACCCGCTGAAAACGTTCCTCGAGCACGGCGTGCTGGCTTCGCTGAACACGGACGATCCGGCGGTACAGGGCGTGGATATTATCCACGAGTACAACATCGCCGCACCGCAGGCGGGCCTGAGCCGCGAGCAGATCCGTCAGGCGCAGATTAACGGTCTGGAGATGGCCTTCCTGGCGCCTGCGGAGAAGCAGGCGCTGTGGGATAAGGTGGCAGCCGCGTAA